Proteins co-encoded in one Rhizobium sp. NZLR1 genomic window:
- a CDS encoding heparinase II/III family protein, with product MFSQISGELPDVLGDFTPGAVCSDRVRWNSVPQATRELVVREAEETLARAWPVITASDYRAFTATGNRSRFEELYFTRRRMLNNLVLGELIEGAARFLPKIVDGIFLIVEESGWQLPAHNAYERSGARLPLPDNSQPVVDLFAAETAALLATIVALLGDELDGISPEITARVDREIEARILTPYLARHFWWMGRDDERMNNWTAWITQNVLLTVFSLKTDQATRHAVVRKALGSLDAFLKDYAEDGACEEGVVYYRHAALCLHGALTILDTVAPGLFARFWQQPKVRNMAEYIANMHVAGRYYFNFADSSAVVEPCSAREYLFGQAVGSPMLAEFAAADRVAADNPHLPGEWNLWYRVQELLVGPTLPAAVHPRHARRREIFYPGIGLFIARDEQFSLAVKGGNNGEGHNHNDVGSVTLYKNGRPLLIDVGVETYTAKTFSAQRYEIWTMQSAFHNLPTFAGVMQSAGEALGARNVEVGYDEQSARISLDISGAYPAEAQLHSYRRVVSLLRGRHVEIVDTYDGGKPAILSLMTCLAPTVTSDRIDLADLGSIFADGSGPIEIDEIDVDDIRLRAAWPEKIYRLRLSFPGRVLRLRIV from the coding sequence ATGTTCAGTCAGATTTCAGGAGAGCTGCCGGATGTGCTGGGCGATTTCACGCCCGGGGCGGTCTGCTCCGATCGCGTCAGATGGAATTCCGTGCCGCAGGCGACGCGCGAACTGGTCGTTCGGGAGGCCGAAGAGACTCTGGCGCGGGCCTGGCCTGTTATCACTGCGTCGGACTACCGGGCGTTCACCGCGACGGGCAACCGTTCGCGCTTCGAGGAGCTCTATTTCACACGGCGCCGGATGCTCAACAATCTGGTGCTTGGCGAACTTATCGAAGGTGCAGCCCGGTTCCTGCCGAAGATCGTCGACGGCATCTTCCTGATCGTCGAGGAAAGCGGCTGGCAGCTTCCGGCGCATAATGCCTATGAACGCAGCGGCGCGCGGCTGCCGCTACCCGACAATTCGCAACCGGTCGTCGATCTCTTCGCAGCCGAAACGGCTGCCCTGCTTGCCACTATCGTGGCCTTGCTCGGCGACGAACTCGACGGCATCAGCCCCGAGATCACCGCACGGGTGGACCGCGAGATCGAGGCCCGCATCCTTACGCCCTATCTCGCCCGGCATTTCTGGTGGATGGGCCGCGACGATGAGCGGATGAACAACTGGACGGCATGGATAACCCAGAACGTCCTCTTGACGGTCTTTTCGCTGAAAACAGATCAGGCGACGCGCCACGCCGTCGTCAGAAAGGCACTCGGCAGTCTTGATGCTTTCCTGAAGGACTACGCCGAGGACGGCGCCTGCGAGGAGGGCGTCGTCTACTACCGCCACGCCGCGCTTTGCCTCCACGGTGCATTGACCATCCTCGATACCGTGGCCCCGGGCCTGTTTGCCAGGTTCTGGCAGCAGCCGAAGGTCCGCAACATGGCCGAATATATCGCCAACATGCATGTCGCCGGCCGCTACTATTTCAACTTCGCCGATTCTTCCGCGGTGGTCGAACCCTGCAGTGCGCGGGAATACCTGTTCGGACAAGCGGTCGGCTCGCCGATGCTGGCCGAGTTCGCCGCAGCCGACAGGGTCGCCGCCGACAATCCGCACCTGCCCGGGGAATGGAACCTCTGGTATCGCGTGCAGGAACTGCTGGTCGGCCCGACGCTTCCCGCTGCCGTCCACCCGCGTCATGCGCGCAGGCGCGAGATCTTCTATCCCGGCATTGGTCTGTTCATCGCTCGCGACGAGCAGTTTTCGCTTGCCGTCAAGGGCGGCAACAACGGCGAGGGCCACAATCACAACGATGTCGGAAGCGTGACGCTCTATAAGAACGGTCGTCCGTTGCTGATCGATGTCGGTGTCGAGACCTATACTGCAAAGACCTTTTCGGCGCAGCGCTACGAGATATGGACGATGCAGTCGGCTTTTCACAACCTGCCGACCTTCGCAGGCGTCATGCAATCCGCCGGCGAAGCGCTCGGCGCGCGCAATGTCGAGGTCGGGTATGACGAGCAGAGCGCGCGCATCTCTCTCGATATATCTGGCGCCTATCCCGCCGAAGCGCAGTTGCACAGCTACCGTCGCGTCGTTTCCCTGCTGCGTGGCCGCCATGTCGAGATCGTCGACACCTATGACGGGGGCAAGCCGGCCATCCTGTCGCTGATGACATGCCTGGCACCGACCGTAACCTCGGACAGGATCGATCTCGCCGATCTCGGCAGCATTTTCGCCGACGGCAGTGGGCCGATCGAAATCGATGAGATCGACGTGGACGACATCAGGCTGAGAGCGGCCTGGCCGGAAAAAATCTACCGGCTGCGCCTATCGTTTCCCGGCAGGGTCCTGAGATTGCGGATCGTCTGA
- a CDS encoding carbohydrate-binding protein has translation MKLTLKITDANGFVLASSTGQDETFLVYRQSYREGDCVVVEASELGHVFLALDSAIQPGLVYIRESDYCFAVPFGDKRKSYSPNAFKGDIHRLSAKSARPDEIAQRRNLALNPWDDHANRTLFPHARANVETRGEAVFAARNAIDGEKANDDHGFWPYTSWGINRDPQAALTVEFGRPVRINEIVFYLRADFPHDSWWEKASVTFSNGRTSSFPLVKSGAAQVFSIEPCIVEWVEMHGLIKAEDGSPYPALTQVEIWGTEAPGAGDRNVAAVATEGEAKHA, from the coding sequence ATGAAATTGACGCTAAAGATCACGGACGCCAATGGGTTCGTGCTGGCAAGCTCCACTGGGCAGGACGAGACGTTTCTAGTCTATCGCCAGAGCTATCGCGAGGGCGATTGCGTCGTCGTAGAAGCTTCAGAACTCGGGCATGTGTTCCTGGCGCTGGACAGCGCGATCCAGCCCGGCCTCGTCTATATCAGGGAAAGCGACTATTGCTTCGCCGTGCCCTTCGGCGACAAGCGCAAGTCCTATTCGCCGAACGCCTTTAAGGGTGATATCCATCGGCTTTCAGCAAAAAGCGCGCGGCCCGATGAGATCGCCCAGCGGCGCAATCTCGCCCTGAACCCCTGGGACGATCACGCCAATCGGACGCTTTTTCCGCATGCGCGCGCCAATGTCGAAACCCGAGGGGAAGCGGTCTTTGCGGCGCGCAACGCGATCGACGGCGAAAAGGCCAACGACGATCATGGCTTCTGGCCCTACACCAGCTGGGGCATCAATCGCGATCCGCAAGCCGCGCTGACCGTGGAGTTCGGCAGGCCCGTCCGGATCAACGAGATCGTCTTCTACCTCCGGGCCGATTTCCCGCATGATTCCTGGTGGGAGAAAGCCAGCGTCACCTTCTCGAATGGCAGAACCTCTTCTTTTCCGCTGGTGAAATCCGGCGCCGCGCAGGTTTTTTCCATCGAGCCTTGCATCGTCGAATGGGTCGAAATGCATGGCCTGATCAAGGCGGAGGACGGCTCGCCTTATCCGGCGCTGACGCAGGTCGAAATCTGGGGAACGGAAGCGCCGGGCGCCGGAGACCGGAACGTCGCAGCCGTTGCTACCGAAGGCGAGGCTAAGCACGCCTGA
- a CDS encoding response regulator: MRLLVVEDNKDLAAWLGKALRQAQYAIDIAHDGEDAEHMLKVAEYSAMILDLALPKLDGLTLLKRLRQSGSKLPVIILTANASLDGRVAGLDSGADDYLAKPFEIAELEARIRAVVRRGQDRASSEITVGNLRFSGGTRQFFVADELLQLTPREYAVLEQLVMKLGTTVSKATLSESVFGFDDEADPSAIEIYVHRLRKKLESSSVQIATLRGLGYLLRHVQ; this comes from the coding sequence ATGCGACTGCTTGTGGTGGAGGACAACAAGGATCTGGCGGCCTGGCTGGGGAAAGCCCTGCGACAGGCGCAATATGCTATCGATATCGCCCATGACGGCGAGGACGCCGAGCATATGCTCAAGGTGGCCGAGTATTCGGCAATGATCCTCGACCTTGCGCTGCCCAAGCTTGACGGATTGACGCTCTTGAAGCGATTGAGGCAGTCGGGAAGCAAGCTGCCTGTCATCATCTTGACCGCGAATGCGAGCCTGGATGGGCGTGTGGCCGGGCTCGACAGCGGCGCCGACGATTATCTCGCCAAGCCTTTCGAAATCGCCGAGCTCGAAGCGAGAATCCGCGCGGTGGTGCGCCGCGGGCAGGATCGCGCATCGTCGGAAATCACCGTCGGAAACCTACGTTTTTCCGGTGGGACGCGGCAGTTTTTCGTCGCGGATGAGCTGTTGCAACTGACGCCGCGAGAATATGCTGTCCTTGAGCAGCTCGTCATGAAGCTTGGCACCACCGTCTCGAAAGCCACGCTTTCTGAAAGCGTGTTCGGTTTCGACGACGAGGCGGATCCGAGCGCCATCGAAATCTACGTCCACAGGCTGCGAAAGAAGCTCGAGAGCAGCTCGGTTCAGATCGCGACGTTGCGTGGGCTCGGTTATCTCCTCAGACATGTCCAGTAG
- a CDS encoding sensor histidine kinase: MSSSVVTKVGATIARLSRSLRVQLLCWVLLTLLGAIGFNLYDSFWTADATAKLVTDRTLLASARVIAEAVRVDEGGNVQVDVPPSALEMFDTGFGDRVSYQVITAWGSLVSGVPDLPLPAIHRAGEDRAFHGADVRVIMLDHPVVGLPDDGTISVTVAVTHNSQYAMRRQLWLSDFSKQFVLLFVASLVTILGLQRGLAPALRLRDAVRQRGRNRLDPLPPEMVQSELQPLVHALNDYMERVQNQMAAQRRFVSNAAHQLRTPLALISTQASVAAREDDAGRRDEALFALRTSTKQISRLASQLLTLSRAEPGSRRPRSDAADLSKAAREILEAHAEEALRRNIDVGLEADGPVIVEGDGTMLREMLVNLIDNAIRYTSPNGRVTVTVGQADGNAVVTVEDSGPGIPHGEREQVFERFYRIMGTEAEGSGLGLAIVREVVEGAGGSVSLDDADGGGLVVTVRLPLT; encoded by the coding sequence ATGTCCAGTAGCGTCGTCACAAAGGTAGGGGCGACGATCGCGCGGCTCAGCCGGAGCCTGAGGGTGCAACTGCTCTGCTGGGTGCTGCTGACCCTGCTCGGCGCCATCGGCTTCAATCTTTACGACAGCTTCTGGACGGCCGACGCGACGGCAAAGCTGGTGACGGATCGAACGCTTCTGGCCTCGGCCCGGGTCATCGCCGAGGCCGTCCGCGTCGACGAGGGCGGCAATGTTCAAGTGGACGTGCCGCCTTCCGCGCTGGAGATGTTCGATACAGGCTTCGGTGACCGGGTGTCCTATCAGGTGATCACTGCGTGGGGCAGTCTTGTGAGTGGCGTTCCCGACCTGCCGTTGCCGGCCATCCATCGCGCAGGTGAGGATCGCGCGTTTCATGGCGCCGATGTGCGCGTCATAATGCTCGACCATCCTGTCGTCGGGCTGCCCGATGACGGCACCATCTCCGTGACCGTCGCCGTGACCCATAACAGCCAGTACGCGATGCGACGGCAGCTGTGGCTCTCGGACTTTTCGAAGCAGTTTGTGCTCCTCTTCGTCGCAAGCCTGGTAACCATCCTCGGGCTTCAACGGGGCCTGGCGCCAGCTCTGCGACTGCGGGACGCTGTGCGACAGCGCGGTCGCAACCGTCTCGATCCGCTGCCGCCGGAGATGGTGCAGAGCGAACTGCAACCGCTCGTTCACGCACTCAACGACTACATGGAGCGCGTCCAGAACCAGATGGCCGCGCAGCGACGGTTCGTATCGAATGCTGCCCATCAGCTGCGAACGCCCTTGGCGCTGATTTCGACCCAGGCGAGCGTGGCGGCCCGGGAAGACGATGCGGGTCGCCGCGACGAGGCGCTCTTTGCGCTTCGCACAAGCACGAAGCAGATTTCGCGTCTCGCCAGCCAACTCCTTACCTTGTCACGCGCCGAGCCCGGAAGCCGGCGCCCGCGCAGCGACGCTGCCGACCTCAGCAAGGCAGCCCGTGAGATTTTGGAGGCGCATGCTGAAGAGGCGCTGAGGCGCAACATCGACGTCGGTCTGGAAGCGGATGGTCCCGTCATCGTCGAAGGCGACGGGACGATGTTGCGCGAGATGCTGGTCAACCTCATAGACAACGCGATCCGCTATACCAGCCCGAACGGACGGGTGACCGTCACGGTCGGGCAAGCGGACGGCAACGCCGTCGTTACCGTCGAGGACAGCGGGCCGGGGATTCCCCACGGGGAGCGGGAGCAGGTTTTCGAACGGTTCTACCGGATCATGGGGACCGAAGCGGAGGGCAGCGGTCTTGGGCTTGCGATCGTCCGGGAGGTCGTCGAAGGTGCGGGAGGTTCAGTCTCGCTCGATGATGCAGATGGCGGCGGTCTTGTCGTTACCGTGCGGCTTCCGCTGACCTGA
- a CDS encoding ABC transporter permease, protein MAHTTLEAGSATMFRPGTSDTEIEASALKAMRQRKFLVRFWQIAILVFAIGMWELSSNMQWIDPFFYSSPSGVVQRLYEWATEGTTEGSLWYNLWVTMEEALIGFFAGSITGVFVGVGLGRNRFLSDIFSVYIKAINSIPRVVLAPIFIMIMGLGLPSKVALAFIMVFFVVFANAFQGVREADRNMIANARILGASDWQVTRAVIIPSAMSWIFASLHVSFGFAIIGAIVGEFVGARFGIGQLISIAKGTFDAAGMFAAILLVMVVTLVAEYIMTLVENRLAKWRPQQHLDTQ, encoded by the coding sequence ATGGCACACACCACTCTTGAGGCCGGTTCGGCCACCATGTTTCGGCCGGGCACGTCTGATACAGAAATCGAGGCGTCGGCGCTGAAGGCGATGCGTCAGCGGAAATTTCTGGTGCGTTTCTGGCAGATCGCCATCCTGGTCTTCGCGATCGGCATGTGGGAACTCTCCTCCAATATGCAGTGGATCGACCCGTTCTTCTATTCGAGCCCGAGCGGCGTCGTTCAGCGCCTCTATGAATGGGCAACGGAAGGCACCACCGAAGGTTCGCTGTGGTACAATCTCTGGGTGACGATGGAAGAGGCGCTGATCGGCTTCTTCGCCGGCTCGATCACCGGCGTTTTCGTCGGCGTCGGCCTCGGCCGCAACCGCTTTCTGTCGGACATCTTCTCCGTCTACATCAAGGCGATCAACTCGATACCGCGCGTCGTTCTCGCCCCCATTTTCATCATGATCATGGGCCTCGGCCTGCCCTCCAAAGTCGCTCTCGCCTTCATCATGGTGTTCTTCGTCGTGTTTGCAAACGCCTTCCAGGGCGTGCGCGAGGCCGACCGCAATATGATCGCCAATGCCCGCATCCTTGGGGCCTCGGACTGGCAGGTGACCCGCGCGGTGATCATTCCTTCGGCGATGAGCTGGATCTTCGCCAGTCTGCACGTGTCCTTCGGTTTCGCGATCATCGGCGCAATCGTCGGCGAATTCGTCGGCGCCCGGTTTGGCATCGGTCAGCTCATCTCGATCGCCAAGGGTACGTTCGATGCGGCCGGCATGTTCGCGGCAATCCTCCTCGTCATGGTCGTCACGCTTGTTGCGGAATACATCATGACGTTGGTCGAGAACCGTCTGGCGAAGTGGCGGCCGCAGCAGCACCTCGACACGCAGTAA
- a CDS encoding ABC transporter ATP-binding protein, whose amino-acid sequence MQHDNKQIPAIELINVSRRFVSPTGKSLTALRDFNMTVARGEFVAVVGPTGCGKSTTLNLVTGLARPSAGEVRLMGGPITGIDPRVGFVFQTDALFPWKNVIDNVMAGPLFRGKSRAEAEKSARDWIARVGLSKFLHHYPHQLSGGMRKRVSLAQTFINEPEILLMDEPFSALDVQTRTVMHEELLKLWAERKASVVFVTHDLEEAVALADKVYVLTAGPATVKSVYTIDLPRPRVVSEIRYEQSFIDYCKTIWEDLREEVETSYRRASEAA is encoded by the coding sequence ATGCAACATGACAACAAGCAGATCCCGGCGATCGAGCTGATCAACGTCAGCCGGCGCTTCGTCTCGCCGACCGGAAAATCCCTCACAGCCTTGCGCGATTTCAACATGACGGTTGCCCGCGGAGAGTTTGTCGCCGTCGTCGGTCCTACCGGATGCGGGAAATCGACGACGCTCAACCTCGTGACCGGTCTCGCACGCCCAAGTGCCGGCGAAGTCCGGCTGATGGGCGGGCCCATCACCGGCATTGACCCGCGTGTCGGCTTCGTATTCCAGACCGACGCGCTCTTTCCCTGGAAGAACGTCATCGACAATGTCATGGCCGGTCCACTGTTCCGCGGAAAGTCCCGCGCCGAGGCGGAAAAGAGCGCCCGCGACTGGATCGCCCGTGTCGGTCTTTCGAAATTTCTCCATCACTACCCCCACCAGCTTTCGGGCGGCATGCGCAAGCGCGTCTCGCTGGCGCAGACCTTCATCAACGAGCCCGAAATCCTGCTGATGGATGAGCCGTTTTCGGCGCTCGACGTGCAGACCCGCACAGTCATGCATGAAGAGCTCTTGAAGCTTTGGGCGGAGCGAAAGGCCTCGGTAGTGTTCGTGACCCACGATCTCGAAGAGGCTGTGGCGCTCGCGGATAAAGTCTATGTGCTGACCGCCGGCCCCGCGACGGTCAAGTCGGTCTACACGATCGATCTCCCACGCCCGCGCGTCGTGTCGGAAATCCGCTACGAGCAGAGCTTCATCGACTATTGCAAGACGATCTGGGAGGACCTCCGCGAAGAGGTCGAGACCAGCTACCGCCGCGCAAGCGAAGCGGCCTGA
- a CDS encoding ABC transporter substrate-binding protein, with protein MRSSRSLFQTVALSTLFAAASFAASAANAADKITIMVGGYEKQIYLPAKLAESLGYFKDEGLDVELLNEAAGVDAENQLLAGAVQGVVGFYDHCVDLQAKGKFVESLVQFSQAPGEVEMVSSKHPEIKSPADFKGKTLGVTGLGSSTNFLTLFMASKAGLQPGDVVTVPVGAGGTFIAAMQQDQIQAGMTTEPTISRLIKTGEASVLVDMRTVESTRKALGGTYPAASLYMETAWVDAHKDEAQKLANAFVKTLRYINTHSAAEIADKMPKDFYVGDKDGYIKALNDGKGMFTTDGVMPEDGPKTVLAVLSEFSKNVKGKQIDLSKTYTTEFVKNVK; from the coding sequence ATGCGTTCTTCACGCAGCCTTTTTCAAACCGTAGCCCTTTCCACGCTTTTCGCTGCAGCATCTTTCGCTGCGAGCGCCGCAAACGCAGCCGACAAGATCACCATCATGGTCGGCGGCTATGAAAAGCAGATCTATCTGCCGGCCAAGCTCGCCGAATCGCTCGGGTACTTCAAGGACGAAGGCCTCGACGTCGAACTCCTGAACGAAGCTGCCGGCGTCGATGCCGAAAACCAGCTGCTGGCGGGCGCCGTCCAGGGTGTTGTCGGCTTCTACGACCATTGCGTGGACCTGCAGGCCAAGGGCAAGTTCGTCGAATCTCTCGTCCAGTTCAGTCAGGCGCCGGGTGAGGTCGAGATGGTCTCGAGCAAGCATCCGGAGATCAAATCGCCGGCCGATTTCAAGGGCAAGACCCTCGGCGTTACCGGCCTCGGCTCTTCCACCAACTTCCTGACGCTCTTCATGGCGTCGAAGGCCGGCCTGCAGCCGGGCGACGTCGTCACCGTTCCAGTCGGTGCCGGCGGCACGTTCATCGCCGCCATGCAACAGGATCAGATCCAGGCCGGCATGACGACGGAACCGACGATCTCGCGCCTGATCAAAACCGGCGAAGCCAGCGTTCTCGTCGACATGCGCACGGTCGAATCGACCCGAAAGGCGCTCGGCGGGACCTATCCGGCCGCCTCGCTCTATATGGAAACCGCTTGGGTCGATGCGCACAAGGACGAGGCACAAAAGCTCGCCAACGCTTTCGTGAAGACCCTGCGCTACATCAACACGCATTCTGCCGCCGAGATCGCAGACAAGATGCCGAAGGACTTTTACGTCGGCGACAAGGACGGCTACATCAAGGCTTTGAACGACGGCAAGGGCATGTTCACCACTGATGGTGTCATGCCGGAAGACGGTCCGAAGACCGTGCTTGCCGTGCTCTCGGAATTCTCCAAGAACGTCAAAGGCAAGCAGATCGACCTTTCCAAGACCTACACGACGGAATTCGTCAAGAACGTCAAGTAA
- a CDS encoding FadR/GntR family transcriptional regulator — MQVKDRGKGSGSLVSRVGESLRQAILSGQYSAGDKLPSEHELTETHRVSRTVVREAVAALRSDGLVEVRQGAGIFVVGADLGAALSGRNDKARVASDLEVLEIRTPVEIEAAGLAALRRSPAQEEAIFECHRKILQCIETDQSIREADLELHVAIAEATNNPLFKHFLQSQGSAIIPQSRLVPETRTAEQTAYRKLIHREHEAIIVAISDRDEQAARNAMREHLVGSQTRYRNLLKDLRSFAT, encoded by the coding sequence ATGCAGGTGAAGGATCGCGGTAAGGGCTCGGGGTCGCTGGTCTCGCGGGTCGGCGAGAGCCTGCGACAGGCAATATTGAGCGGCCAGTATTCTGCCGGCGACAAGCTCCCGAGTGAGCATGAACTGACCGAAACACATCGCGTCAGTCGGACCGTCGTGCGCGAGGCGGTGGCCGCACTTCGCTCCGACGGGCTCGTCGAAGTACGCCAGGGCGCCGGCATCTTCGTGGTTGGCGCCGATCTGGGCGCGGCGCTCTCCGGGCGCAACGACAAGGCCCGTGTCGCCTCCGACTTGGAAGTGCTCGAAATCCGAACCCCCGTCGAAATCGAGGCGGCCGGACTTGCCGCCTTGCGCCGCTCGCCGGCGCAGGAGGAAGCGATCTTCGAATGCCACCGGAAGATCCTCCAGTGCATCGAGACGGATCAATCCATCCGCGAGGCGGATCTCGAACTCCATGTCGCGATCGCCGAGGCGACCAACAATCCACTGTTCAAGCACTTCCTTCAATCCCAGGGGTCAGCGATCATCCCGCAATCGAGACTTGTCCCGGAAACAAGGACTGCCGAGCAGACCGCCTACCGAAAGCTGATCCACAGGGAACATGAAGCAATCATCGTTGCGATCTCCGACAGGGACGAGCAGGCTGCCCGCAACGCCATGCGTGAGCACCTGGTCGGCAGTCAGACGAGGTACCGCAACCTGCTGAAGGACCTGCGGAGTTTTGCGACCTGA
- a CDS encoding LacI family DNA-binding transcriptional regulator codes for MTTIRDVARLAGVSISTVSLALNSPKRVGAETLDRIQQAIKSTGYRIDPVAQTLARGRSSLIGFVSANLGNMFFGDIRREIEHQALDHGYFVLIADSSGRADLERALLERLEAQKIAGIALAANGRGEEYATFLRDFKTPIVMFDQKVEGAERDFVGSDNPLTTTILTEHLLQLGHRRIGFISGPSGLHTADERLKGFMDTMAGAGADIDPSLVVEGGYTRTGGHAQAMRLLTRRDRPTAIIGANNMTGLAALQVMQEMGFRCPDDVSLAMVDDVPWSNVITPRITMVVQDAPKLGELAAQRLLARIASPEAAAEPPQDFILTPRFVRGESTKRL; via the coding sequence ATGACCACCATACGTGATGTAGCGCGTCTTGCGGGGGTTTCGATCTCGACCGTCTCGCTCGCGCTCAACAGTCCGAAGCGGGTCGGCGCCGAGACGCTCGATCGCATCCAGCAGGCGATAAAATCGACCGGCTACCGTATCGATCCGGTGGCCCAGACGCTGGCGCGCGGACGCAGTTCGCTGATCGGTTTTGTTTCGGCCAATCTCGGCAATATGTTCTTCGGCGACATCCGCCGCGAAATTGAACACCAGGCGCTCGATCACGGCTATTTCGTCCTGATCGCCGACTCCTCCGGCAGGGCCGATCTTGAACGGGCGCTGCTGGAGCGGCTGGAGGCACAGAAGATTGCCGGCATTGCCTTGGCAGCCAACGGGCGCGGCGAGGAGTACGCAACCTTCCTGCGCGACTTCAAGACGCCGATCGTGATGTTCGACCAGAAGGTCGAGGGCGCAGAACGCGATTTCGTCGGCTCCGACAATCCGTTGACGACAACTATCCTGACCGAACATCTGCTGCAGCTCGGCCACCGGCGCATCGGCTTCATCTCCGGCCCAAGCGGCCTGCACACCGCCGACGAACGCCTGAAAGGCTTCATGGATACGATGGCCGGCGCCGGCGCGGACATCGACCCTTCGCTGGTCGTCGAGGGCGGCTACACCAGGACCGGCGGCCATGCGCAGGCGATGCGGCTCTTAACCCGCCGCGACCGGCCGACCGCCATCATCGGCGCCAACAATATGACGGGGCTGGCGGCCCTGCAGGTAATGCAGGAGATGGGTTTCCGCTGCCCTGACGACGTGTCGCTGGCAATGGTCGACGACGTGCCCTGGAGCAACGTCATCACGCCGCGCATCACCATGGTGGTTCAGGATGCACCGAAGCTCGGCGAACTGGCCGCACAGCGTCTGCTGGCAAGAATAGCCAGCCCCGAGGCCGCCGCAGAGCCGCCGCAGGATTTCATCCTGACGCCGAGATTTGTGCGCGGGGAGTCGACCAAGCGCCTCTGA
- a CDS encoding alpha-L-fucosidase — translation MTIAARQLENSASDKHAWFSQDRLGMFIHWGLYALGARHEWLKNREELSDEHYQRYFDNFDPDLYDPKEWARRARLAGMKYVVVTTKHHEGFCLWDSKVTDYKATNTPCGKDLLTPLVEAFRAEGLKIGFYYSLLDWHHPDFPIDVHHPLRNHPDAKALNADRKIANYAAYMREQVRELLTGFGRIDIIWFDFSYPGREYHGLPGKGRADWESEQLIELVRELQPEIIVNNRLDLPPGKLPDVTTPEQYTPRVAPAIASQGVLWEACHTFSGSWGYHRDEDTWKSPEQIIQLLIDSVALGGNLLMNVGPTGRGALDARAIDALEVYQNWMAVNGRSIYGAGPSELPVPAGCRYTQRGNRLYLHVYNWPYRHVHIEGLADKIAYAQFLHDASEVRWLNHTRDVDSNIGVMVPEGMIMLELPVRRPDVTVPVIEIILKV, via the coding sequence GTGACGATAGCGGCACGCCAGCTGGAAAATTCGGCATCGGACAAGCACGCTTGGTTCAGCCAGGACCGCTTGGGCATGTTCATCCATTGGGGCCTCTATGCGCTCGGAGCCCGCCATGAGTGGTTGAAAAACCGCGAGGAGCTGAGCGACGAGCACTACCAGCGCTATTTCGACAATTTCGATCCCGATCTCTACGATCCCAAGGAATGGGCTCGACGCGCCCGTCTGGCCGGTATGAAATATGTCGTGGTGACGACCAAGCATCACGAGGGTTTCTGCCTCTGGGACAGCAAGGTCACCGATTACAAGGCGACGAACACACCTTGCGGCAAGGACCTGCTGACGCCCCTGGTCGAGGCGTTTCGCGCCGAGGGGCTGAAGATCGGCTTCTATTATTCGCTGCTCGACTGGCACCACCCGGACTTTCCGATCGACGTCCACCATCCCTTGCGCAACCATCCTGACGCCAAGGCGCTGAACGCCGACCGCAAGATCGCCAACTACGCCGCCTATATGCGCGAACAGGTGCGCGAGCTTCTGACCGGATTCGGCCGCATCGACATCATCTGGTTCGATTTCAGCTATCCCGGCCGCGAATATCACGGTCTGCCGGGCAAGGGGCGTGCCGATTGGGAGAGCGAACAACTGATCGAGCTGGTGCGCGAGTTGCAGCCCGAAATCATCGTCAACAACCGCCTCGATCTGCCACCGGGCAAGCTGCCTGATGTAACGACCCCAGAGCAATATACGCCGCGCGTGGCGCCAGCTATCGCCAGCCAGGGGGTGCTCTGGGAGGCATGCCATACCTTCAGCGGCTCCTGGGGTTATCACCGTGACGAGGATACTTGGAAGAGCCCGGAACAGATCATCCAACTGCTGATCGATTCCGTCGCGCTCGGCGGCAACCTGCTGATGAATGTCGGTCCGACTGGGCGCGGCGCGCTCGATGCGCGCGCCATCGATGCGCTGGAGGTTTACCAGAACTGGATGGCCGTCAACGGGCGCTCAATTTATGGGGCCGGGCCATCAGAGCTGCCGGTGCCGGCCGGCTGCCGCTACACCCAGCGCGGCAACCGCCTTTATCTGCATGTCTACAACTGGCCCTACCGCCACGTTCATATCGAGGGCCTCGCCGACAAGATCGCCTATGCGCAGTTCCTGCACGATGCCAGCGAAGTGCGCTGGCTCAACCACACGAGGGATGTGGATTCCAATATCGGCGTGATGGTGCCGGAAGGCATGATCATGCTCGAACTGCCGGTCCGGCGACCTGATGTCACCGTTCCGGTAATCGAGATCATCCTCAAGGTGTGA